A genomic window from Flavobacterium azooxidireducens includes:
- a CDS encoding M1 family metallopeptidase has translation MRKATVLLFIVFSNFLSAQNNPNPGYWQQQADYKMDFFMDVKTFQYKGTQELEYTNNSPDTLRKVFYHLYFNAFQPGSEMDIRLKTITDPDKRMVKSFKVGDKEVKESRISTLKPDQIGYLKINNFKQDGQVAATKVVGTILEVTLVKPILPKSKSTFTLDFDGQVPEQVRRSGRNSAEGVALSMTQWYPKICEFDFEGWHADPYIGREFHGVWGNYDVKISIDKNYTIGASGYLQNKNEIGHGYQDEGLEVKHPKKTKNLTWHFVAPMVHDFAWGADDDYIHDKIIGENGVELHFFYKNDKEILENWKTLQPKTAELLSFFNKTIGVYPYKQYSVIQGGDGGMEYAMCTLITGKRSLGSLVGVTAHELAHTWFQHVLATNESKHEWMDEGFTSFISDLAMSEIMPPKNKKEDDNPFQSAYNNYFYMVSTGREQPQSTHADRYDENMVYGISSYSKGTVFLTQLAYVIGMDNMFKTLKRFYHDYQFTHPTPNDFKRTAERISGAVLDWYLVDWTQTTNTIDYSIKNIDDSGKLTLERIGRMPMPLDILVAYEDGTVESFYIPNPLMRWEKENPYPQVKRTVVKGWDWAYPTYELPLSQEKSKIKSVVIDPSGLMADVNQENNIYPKGN, from the coding sequence ATGAGAAAGGCTACCGTGCTTCTTTTTATTGTTTTTTCTAATTTTCTTTCCGCTCAAAACAATCCAAATCCAGGCTATTGGCAACAACAAGCCGATTATAAAATGGATTTCTTTATGGATGTGAAAACCTTTCAATACAAAGGAACTCAGGAATTAGAATACACCAACAATTCACCCGACACGCTTCGCAAAGTGTTTTATCATTTGTATTTTAATGCGTTTCAACCGGGAAGCGAAATGGATATTCGACTAAAAACGATTACCGATCCCGATAAACGAATGGTGAAAAGTTTTAAAGTAGGCGACAAAGAAGTCAAAGAAAGTAGAATTTCCACCTTAAAACCTGATCAAATTGGGTATTTAAAAATCAATAATTTTAAACAAGACGGACAAGTTGCTGCGACAAAAGTAGTGGGAACCATTTTGGAAGTTACGTTAGTAAAACCAATTCTCCCTAAATCAAAATCGACATTCACATTGGATTTTGACGGACAAGTACCGGAGCAAGTGCGTCGTTCAGGAAGAAACAGTGCGGAAGGAGTCGCTCTTTCAATGACGCAATGGTATCCGAAAATCTGTGAATTTGATTTTGAAGGATGGCACGCCGACCCTTACATTGGCAGAGAATTTCACGGTGTTTGGGGAAATTATGACGTAAAAATTTCGATTGATAAAAATTATACCATTGGTGCTTCGGGCTATTTGCAAAACAAAAACGAAATCGGTCACGGCTACCAAGACGAAGGTCTAGAAGTCAAACATCCTAAAAAAACCAAAAACCTAACCTGGCATTTTGTAGCTCCGATGGTGCACGATTTTGCTTGGGGTGCGGATGACGACTACATTCACGATAAAATCATCGGAGAAAACGGTGTCGAGCTCCATTTTTTCTATAAAAATGATAAAGAAATCCTTGAAAATTGGAAGACTTTACAACCTAAAACAGCGGAATTATTAAGCTTCTTCAATAAAACAATTGGCGTTTACCCCTATAAACAATATTCAGTTATTCAAGGTGGCGATGGTGGTATGGAATATGCGATGTGTACCCTCATCACCGGAAAACGCTCGTTGGGCAGTTTGGTGGGTGTTACTGCTCACGAATTGGCTCACACTTGGTTTCAACACGTGTTGGCAACCAACGAAAGTAAGCACGAATGGATGGACGAAGGGTTTACTTCCTTCATTTCCGATTTGGCAATGTCCGAAATAATGCCTCCTAAAAACAAAAAAGAAGACGACAACCCATTTCAAAGTGCTTACAACAACTATTTCTACATGGTGAGCACTGGTCGTGAGCAACCGCAATCTACGCATGCCGATCGGTATGATGAAAATATGGTATACGGCATTTCTTCGTACAGCAAAGGAACAGTTTTCTTGACCCAATTGGCTTATGTAATTGGGATGGATAACATGTTTAAAACCTTAAAACGGTTTTACCACGATTATCAGTTTACGCATCCAACGCCAAACGATTTTAAACGTACTGCCGAACGTATTTCGGGAGCAGTTTTAGATTGGTATTTGGTGGATTGGACACAAACGACCAACACAATAGATTATAGCATTAAAAACATAGATGACAGCGGTAAACTAACCCTCGAACGCATCGGAAGAATGCCAATGCCGCTAGATATTTTGGTAGCTTATGAAGACGGTACCGTAGAAAGTTTTTACATCCCAAACCCGTTAATGCGATGGGAAAAAGAAAACCCGTATCCACAAGTAAAACGAACGGTTGTAAAAGGCTGGGATTGGGCATATCCAACGTATGAATTGCCACTTTCACAGGAAAAATCAAAAATTAAATCGGTGGTGATTGACCCGAGTGGTTTAATGGCCGATGTGAATCAAGAGAATAATATTTATCCGAAAGGAAATTAG
- a CDS encoding MarR family winged helix-turn-helix transcriptional regulator: MEKISSVIFYSMDQSIRTYRMFAQKRLKDNGLKITIDQWLVLKTINENPDIAQNELADRVFKDNASVTRIIELLVKSDYLERKTDQNDRRKSVLKITKLGSKTIEKVYQVVLENRQIALTGINQAELEIVDRVLKKISQNCK, encoded by the coding sequence ATGGAAAAAATCAGTAGTGTTATTTTTTATTCTATGGATCAAAGTATTCGAACCTATCGAATGTTTGCACAAAAACGATTAAAAGACAACGGATTAAAAATAACGATAGACCAATGGCTTGTACTAAAAACAATCAATGAAAACCCTGATATTGCCCAAAATGAATTGGCTGATAGGGTTTTTAAAGACAATGCTTCCGTTACTCGAATCATCGAATTATTAGTAAAATCAGATTATTTAGAACGTAAAACAGATCAAAACGACAGAAGAAAATCTGTCCTAAAAATCACAAAATTGGGTTCAAAAACCATCGAAAAAGTATATCAAGTAGTTCTAGAAAACCGTCAAATCGCACTAACCGGAATTAATCAAGCTGAATTAGAAATTGTGGATCGGGTTTTGAAAAAAATCAGTCAAAATTGTAAATAG
- a CDS encoding S8 family peptidase has protein sequence MKLIRSTAFTLLSALILTGCGASKSSFTNLKPLSSETVPLKNSKISDAELLRWSHLDLIKDTIPGMSVDRAYEELLKNKKGQKVIVAVIDSGTDIEHEDLKGRVWTNAKEIPGNGIDDDNNGYIDDIHGWNFLGDVVNETLEMTRIVRKGDDGSETYKNASKKLEEKKQEALMNKQQIDFIVAADKGILEHLKKEDYTLQDVKSILTTNPTLGNYKMAMMQFLANSSREEFMKGVKEYEEHVYDQLNYNLNTEYDGRKILGDNYEDFSTKFYGNNQVWGPDKKHALHGTHVAGIIAQVRGNNLGGDGVATNVEIMAIRAVPNGDEYDKDIALAIRYAADNGAKIINGSFGKGFSPQKEWVYDAIKYAASKDVLFVHAAGNDGDDLNIVESFPNDRVGDTEIADNFIKIGALNFDYGSKTVADFSNYGKTDVDVFAPGVKIYATVPNNEYEHQQGTSMASPNAAGVAALIRSYYPTLTAPQVKQILKESGVAINKTVVVAGDPTNKLPFSELSTSGKIVNAYNALLMADRLAKSTGKVSK, from the coding sequence ATGAAATTGATACGTTCAACAGCATTTACTCTTTTATCTGCTCTAATTTTAACCGGATGTGGAGCTTCAAAATCATCCTTCACTAATTTAAAACCATTATCTTCTGAAACGGTTCCATTAAAAAACAGTAAAATTTCTGATGCCGAATTGTTACGTTGGAGTCATTTAGATTTAATTAAAGACACGATTCCCGGTATGAGTGTCGATCGTGCGTATGAAGAATTGTTAAAAAACAAAAAAGGTCAAAAAGTAATTGTTGCCGTAATTGATAGCGGAACCGATATTGAACACGAAGATTTAAAAGGTCGTGTTTGGACAAACGCTAAAGAAATTCCCGGTAACGGAATTGACGATGACAATAACGGTTATATCGATGATATTCACGGTTGGAACTTTTTAGGCGATGTGGTGAATGAAACACTAGAAATGACTCGCATCGTACGAAAAGGCGATGATGGTTCTGAAACCTATAAAAATGCTTCGAAAAAATTGGAAGAAAAAAAGCAGGAAGCATTGATGAACAAACAACAAATCGATTTTATTGTTGCTGCTGATAAAGGAATTTTAGAACATTTAAAAAAAGAAGATTACACCTTACAAGATGTAAAATCGATCTTAACCACCAATCCAACATTGGGAAATTACAAAATGGCGATGATGCAATTTTTAGCTAATTCTTCCCGCGAAGAATTTATGAAAGGCGTAAAAGAATATGAAGAGCACGTTTATGATCAATTGAACTACAATTTGAACACAGAATACGATGGTCGAAAAATTTTAGGTGATAACTACGAAGATTTTTCAACCAAATTCTATGGAAACAACCAAGTTTGGGGTCCAGATAAAAAACACGCGTTACACGGAACGCACGTTGCGGGAATTATTGCTCAAGTTCGAGGAAATAATTTAGGTGGTGATGGTGTGGCAACTAACGTAGAAATTATGGCGATTCGTGCCGTTCCTAATGGAGATGAATACGACAAAGATATCGCTCTTGCCATTCGCTATGCGGCTGATAACGGTGCGAAAATTATCAACGGAAGTTTTGGAAAAGGATTTTCTCCTCAAAAAGAATGGGTTTATGATGCCATTAAATATGCGGCAAGCAAAGATGTTTTATTCGTTCACGCTGCCGGAAATGATGGTGATGATTTAAACATCGTAGAAAGTTTTCCAAATGATCGAGTTGGCGATACTGAAATTGCAGACAACTTCATCAAGATTGGTGCTTTAAACTTTGATTATGGTTCAAAAACTGTCGCTGATTTTTCAAACTACGGGAAAACCGATGTAGATGTTTTTGCTCCCGGTGTAAAAATTTATGCTACCGTTCCAAACAACGAATACGAACACCAACAAGGAACTTCAATGGCATCGCCAAACGCAGCGGGAGTTGCGGCTTTAATTCGTTCGTATTATCCAACGTTAACCGCTCCGCAAGTAAAACAAATTTTGAAAGAAAGCGGCGTTGCGATCAACAAAACTGTAGTTGTAGCTGGAGATCCAACAAACAAATTGCCGTTCTCAGAATTATCTACTTCGGGAAAAATTGTGAATGCGTATAATGCGTTGTTGATGGCGGATAGATTGGCTAAATCAACCGGAAAAGTTTCAAAATAA